In Flavobacterium gelatinilyticum, a genomic segment contains:
- a CDS encoding cation:dicarboxylate symporter family transporter, whose product MNINTPDPSLKTKKSLLFIVVTNLTFWVLIAIIAGILLGHYSPQNGVKMEVLGKKFIDLIKLFIGPIIFLTIVLGISGMGNLKKVGRIGVKALGYFEVVSTIALAIGVAVAYLFQPGKIDKSSLEIGDASKYTSGAAENFSWLEFFLSNFTLQVLLAAIICGIALNFYQKREQTILVLERFSKVVFTGLKYVMYLAPIGAFGGMAFTIGKFGLKTLIPLGKLMLCVYLTMALFVFLILGSILKYYKISIFSILKYIKEELLLVLGTSSSEAALPSIMIKLEKMGCSKSVVGLVIPTGYSFNLDGTSIYLSMSVIFLAQLYDVHLSFLEILTVIGILMITSKGAAGVTGSGFIVLASTLTALHKIPVEGLAFLLGVDKFMSEARAITNLIGNTAATIIISKSERDFTELNLNSDIE is encoded by the coding sequence ATGAATATAAACACTCCTGATCCTTCATTAAAAACCAAGAAAAGCCTTTTGTTTATTGTAGTTACAAACCTTACTTTTTGGGTTTTAATTGCCATAATTGCCGGGATTTTACTCGGACATTATTCGCCTCAAAATGGTGTAAAAATGGAAGTATTAGGAAAAAAGTTCATCGATCTGATTAAACTTTTTATAGGACCAATTATTTTCCTGACGATTGTTTTGGGAATTTCCGGAATGGGAAATTTAAAGAAAGTAGGCCGGATTGGTGTAAAAGCTTTAGGATATTTTGAAGTCGTTTCAACAATTGCTTTGGCAATTGGTGTAGCAGTGGCTTATTTGTTTCAGCCCGGAAAAATCGATAAATCCAGCTTAGAAATTGGTGATGCGAGTAAATATACAAGCGGTGCTGCCGAAAATTTTTCATGGTTAGAATTTTTCTTATCTAATTTTACCCTTCAGGTTTTATTGGCTGCAATAATCTGCGGTATAGCTTTAAACTTTTATCAAAAAAGAGAACAGACCATTTTAGTTCTGGAACGATTTTCTAAAGTAGTTTTTACAGGTTTAAAATATGTTATGTACCTGGCACCAATTGGAGCTTTTGGCGGAATGGCCTTTACCATAGGTAAATTTGGTCTTAAAACTTTGATTCCGCTTGGCAAACTCATGCTTTGTGTTTATCTCACAATGGCGTTATTTGTGTTTTTAATTTTAGGAAGTATCCTCAAATATTATAAAATAAGTATTTTTTCGATTTTAAAATATATTAAAGAAGAACTTTTACTGGTTCTTGGAACTTCATCTTCAGAAGCGGCACTGCCAAGTATTATGATAAAACTCGAAAAAATGGGATGCAGCAAATCAGTTGTTGGATTGGTAATCCCGACAGGTTATTCGTTTAATCTGGACGGAACTTCGATTTACCTTTCAATGTCAGTAATCTTTTTGGCGCAGCTGTATGACGTGCATTTGAGTTTCCTGGAAATCCTGACCGTTATAGGAATTTTAATGATTACTTCAAAAGGCGCGGCGGGTGTTACCGGAAGCGGTTTTATAGTTTTAGCGTCAACCTTAACAGCCCTTCATAAAATTCCGGTAGAGGGACTGGCGTTTTTACTTGGCGTTGATAAATTTATGAGCGAAGCCAGAGCCATTACCAATTTAATAGGAAACACAGCTGCCACGATTATCATCTCAAAATCAGAAAGAGATTTTACAGAGTTAAATTTGAATAGTGATATTGAGTAG